The window atgcggtcatgaattaatgagtaccctttGTGACATCACTAATATACGGATGTAGAGGAGGCGGCATTTTGGCAGCTTgctttcaataaatgcttttattgcattggggattaagttttcagttctgaaatttacagtatatttttatagtagaaagacctcttatatgtcaaatatcaaggaacatttgattcctcatgacatgacccctttaagcaaaatataatttcttattttgattttggggtgaaatgtgttctggacatgttcttgactggTTTTATGATATTCACTTATTAGAGACACATAAGGAGCTGATTTGTGTTCCTCTCTAGAGATTTCTAGAAAACAGCAGATCTTCTATCCATGTACTGTAGTCAAGGAAATTTAATATGGTAGCCTAACAAGCAAAAGTGATTATGATGTCACTAAGATAAAGTCTAATGGAAGTATGGGCTGATAAAACGGATTAAGATGTTAAAAAGAGACAGCAGACAGCAGATCAAACTGATACAGCGGGTTAAATTTTATGTGGCACATTAGATCTTCAGAAGAGAGAAGCTTAATTTACATGATTCCTTCTGTGTGTAATTCAAACCATCCtatatcagtgtttctcaactgctTTTTCTTAAGAACACAGATTTTACAGTGGACATCAAGTAGCGATCCAACACTGTACCTAAATAGTTTATcgaacaaaagtaaacaaacatgTCCTAAAtctacattttaattatattaatttgacCAGTACCATGatctgcataggcccaacaactatccttttaaaaaccACTGTCCTATACTAATCTGAACTAACATCTGTTAAACGTGTTCTTGTATGTCCACAGGTAGACCGAATGTCATTCCCATGCGGTTGCACAAAAGAGGGCTGCAGCAACGCAGCTGGTCGGATTGAGTTTAACCCCATCCGCGTCCGGACGCATTTTCTGCACACCATCATGAAGCTTGAACTCGaaaagagcagagaacagcagcAGAGCTCTGGCACTGCTGCCACTGGCAACGGTTTCCACACCGACCCAAATGGTCACTGCAGCCCGCTGGCAATGGGCCAGCATGCACTGGAATACGCGATCCCCGATTCCATTCCACCCAGCACCATCATGTGCCTACAGGCTGGTGACGACATGGATGAGGCCttagaagaggaagaggaggaggaagaggaagacgaGGATGAGGAAGAGGATGACGAAGATGAGGAAGACGAGGATGAGAGCAGCAGTCTATGTAGTCTCTCCGACTCCAGCACACAGAGTTTGGCAAACAGTGActcggaggaggaggaggatgatgatgatgaagatgaagtcAAGACGGAGGAATTTGATGCTGGACTGCGGACTACAGCAACGTCTTGCAGTGAAGTTGCTACGCCTTCTGTGATGTGTTACCCAGAGAATACGGTCACATCAGATAACCAAACTAATGGCAATTCCTACTACATCAGCTCCAACGCGGAGTACTATCAGTTGGAAAACGCTGCGCCACTTTTAACCACCACCAACCACGCTAGTGATGCCTACGTAGGGGACTCAGTTTCCTATCAAGACAGGATTAATGACTCAAGTAGGGTCATGTCTCAGGGTCCCTTTAATGTGACCACTGACCAGTACATGGATTACTCCCAACAGCCTGAACAGCCATACACCAATCAGCACTTCACCCTCACCAATGGATCGACGGCCATGATTGGCTGTTGTGCTCCAGACATGGATAAAAGTGTCCAATCCAAAGGGTCCTTCCTCAGCCAATCGGGAGAGCTGAGCCCGATGAAATTCCCAAACTATCTGAGCAACAACAATACACAGGATGGCTACATCACCAATGGGAACTGCTACGTTGCTGAACAGCCAAAGGAGATGCCTCACAATCTTCCTGACATTTCGCTAACGGACAATGTGAAAGGACCGACTTTACAGGATGCTTTCGCAGAGCCTACCCCAGTTTAAGTTTGAGACGTTTGATTCAAAGTGTGGTGAGATTATAAAAGTAGCCTTTAATTCTGCACACCGTTGTTTcagtttgaaaaatgtattctAACTTTGGCGAGGCGGAtccataaatatgtatttttactgGAATTTTGAAAGAACAAAACAGTTTAAGCTGCAAATTCCAAATGTACAGCAGAAATGATCAGCTTTATGGCCGAAATATACTCTATGCAAATATGCGAACGCAGACATTTCTATTGTGTTCCGAAATGCATTGGAACAGAATTCATAACGCAATGCACATGCATTGTATTCTTAGCactgccacaaggggcgctacacTGTAGCTGGCATTTGCATAAACTCTCTTATACTACAGTCAAGTTtctatttcatgtcaactactatCAACAAcggtttgaagagaatcttgctaaACAAGTTAGTTAAACTGATGCCTCGTttatagctagctagctagctaataaTAACACAGCTAGTTTAAAGGCACAGAAATTTTAAGACAACTCTTTGTTACTGTCAAAGTAACAAAAAACCGGGACCGTGCACTTGCAATGCTGGCAAAGCGTTTATGTATTTGAGTAAAGTATATTTCTGGCCTTATGCTAACGCAGAGTTCTTGTAATTTCAAAAGTTCTAGTTTTGAGAAGAAATGTGGATAGAACTTTTCTATGTATCCGTGTCAGTGttgcaaaaaagaaaacagaaaaaatagaTCGTTGCTGTTTGTGTTCTGAAGTAAGTGTATATCTAAATGTTTgataaaagcatgtttttttctttgttttttgcattcattGCTGGTTTATGGTTTTGTAAGAGTTCGATGTACTGTAAAAGAGAAAATACTGTGTTTCGTACACGTATATCATGCTTTTCAAGAGTTAGTAAAAGCATGAAAATGGCTCTTAAAAGATGTGCTGATCATTTGCCTTTCGTTTACAAaaccaaaatcataatttttatgttGTGAACACGATACATTTTGTGAACGTAACTGCACTTTTCCATTGGCTGATGTTACACAACCATAACCAATAATTTCCTGAGCACTGAGGGGGGCGGGGCTATCTGGTACCGTGTCATGAcagtggctatgttcagaatagcatgctACCATACTGCAATTGGTATTGCTTCAGTTTACttacatttgttaaaatgtgcagtatacagttCAACctttattatttaatcattttcataggATGATAACTGGACCCGACTCTAATGCAATGTGACCTCCATACTACAGTTTGAACTGTGAAATAATAACTACAGAATATTATATAATAGCATGCAGAACAAATTTATAAAGAGTTGTAAGGAAAGGAATACTAGCCTAGTACTTACTGAATATGGCACATATTGGCAAAAATGTGTAGAATTAATAAAAATAGTATGGTAAAACGATATTCCGAACATAGCCTTTGATCTTATGTTTTTATAACATATTTCCACGTTTTTAATGGAGACATTAAGTGTTTTTCCATGACGTTATTATTATCAGAAAACTATAGTACAGTATATCACTATCTGAATTTGCTTTAAAAAGGCAGAGAGTAGATAGAAAATTAGTTAGATGACAGATATCACTTTTTAGACCAGATTAAGATGAAAATGGTCAACTCAGAACTCTCTGTCTTGTAAAATGCTGAAATACCGAAGTCTTGCATTATCTTTGGGATTATACAGGGATTTGTGATGAAATGCACTTTGACGCATTCCATTTCAATCAGGTGAAGATGATTTTTAAAAGTGTGACAAAGAATGAAACTCTAGATGACAAAATATCTAAGAGTTGTAAAGGGTCGtaagtaaaaatgtattgcaCAAATAATAGTGTTGAATGGATGGAGGCCAGAAAGATGAACGGATTTTTTCCACAAGTTACAGCGCAAAATATTTTATGGCATGACATTTGTTTTCCCAGCTAATATGTGGAAATATTCTTTCTGTAATTGTGCTGAAGATTTGGGAAAATACTAATAATTCTTGTCATAGTGATTTAATTTACAAATGAACTATGGCTGAGCAAATCATTCTGAATAGTAATTTGTTAAGTGCAATAGTTTACACAGTGGCTAATATTCATTTCACATATTTGTTTGAACCCAGTTAAAGggacacccaaaaatgacaattctgtcatcatttacacacccttatgttgttctgtACACAAAGCTCTTGTGTGGCTTCAGAAAACCTGCAACATAGTGCACAGGTTATCTTCAGAAATTCTACTTTTGTGGTTTGgaataatatgagggtgagtaaagaatgacagaattttccgtTTTGTGTGAACAATCTCTAATATTTAACGCACAAACATTATGATGTATCTGTCAGTTTGTTTATCCTCTTAAAGGAAAGAGAGTCATTTTCTAATGGAGAATGTCTCTCAATAAGCTTGAGACAGGACAATCAAATGCCTTTTGTGTCATCAACATAGTACCGTGACCTTGTGGGGTGGGACTGAAATGATCAaatctttaaaggtgaagtgtgtcactttAAGATGTTCTCTTCTACCCCAGCTTAATGCGGCTGATTTCCCCAACAATTTTAAGATTGAATCTGGTGGACTATAAaactgccaaaaataaaaaatcccacgGACTTACATTGAAGGGGGGACCAGAGCCACATCTAGggaccagaacaccttagcaacaccctagcaaccaccaacaacaccctCGCCTCGTATAAGGGTGGCGAGTTTTGCACGGGCATGTTTGATGCCACAGTGGTGCAGcaataacacacttcacctttaaagattAAACGTGTTCTTAAATTAAGGGAGAAGatcatgtgttttcaaatgattgAAAATACTGATTCTAGAAGGATACAATTTGGTGGGCAGCAGCATTGAAACACTGCCTTAGCTTAAGTAAGCTATGTTTTACTTAAAAACGTGAACGCCTTCATTTTGTTGCCATTGTGTCTGATTATAAGAGGTCAAATTAACAGTTTGTTTTGCCTTTTaggatttattttctgtattttgattcagatttgttTCAATTCACCTCTTATATACACCATGCTGGTACAAGAAACCTCATTCTTTGATGAATTATGGGATATAAAATACAAGTGTATAGATCTATCTATAGTGGTGCCGGATTCGTCATGTCATGTTACCAGTTAGATTCTCCTCATTCTGTTTTCAGTATTTGTAATAAATGATCtattataatgtgtatttattGTGCGTTCCTTAAAAGGTATGTATTGAATAAAAAGTTTCTTTGTTAAAGAGGTCCTTGTCATGTAATGACTATCCAATTAGAAACATTTGTTACGATAATTTCTGATGCTGGCTTGACAAAGCTTTGTCTAAAGGCAACAaaaaagcagacagacagacagacagacagataaatagatctAATAAAAGTTACCAAAATAATGGGTAACCCTTAGAAACTTTCCTGTAATTCTGAAATACACTCTCACACAATATAAGCAGGGACAGTTAATCAGCATCAATTCATGCCAGTGTAACAGTAGTTTATAAATGAAATTCAGTTTTGTAAACCTGTTTTATCAATTTAAACATTGGCAATATGTCTTTTATCCGTTGCTTTGTTCATTCAGTTCTGTAGTTCAATATTCTGAGGGCAGATGCTTGTATTATAGCGCCCCCTTCTGCCAGTCTGTGCCATTTACTGTATGGCCAATAGAGTTGTTGCACTAGCCCATGACACAGATAATGACCATGTATACAACCTTATCAAATATTTAAGAGACTCAACAGCAAACTACACAAAAATCCTATAAAACATAAGATATTTCAATTGGtgacataaaaaaattatctgatggctcaaaacataataaaaacatCCCCTTAGTAATTCATCATAAAAAGGTCTGACCAAGAACCTGTTTGTGAGAGGGGTCATCCCTTATATGCAGTGTATTTTCATGTCCAAATAATCTTAATAttttggataaaatattaaactattcAACCATCTTTAAAgatgaatattatattttattatatttgcaaaaaatgcaaacatgGGGTAAGTTTTAAATAAGTTCAaactaataaaaaatgtatggttatttttaagatttacgctattaaatttcattaaaaaaaaaaaaaaaatcattgagttgtaatcatcaaaattaaattaataaaacacacacacacacacatatatatattattatatatattattattattattattattatattttaaaaatattttttttattgaaatatgcaaacctaaaaaaaaaagtttttttttttttttttgagtgcactactttggttttcagtgtttTGCTTGCCATCCACTAACTACTAACATAAAAAATGAATTATaaggatttttcttttcttttttttctttcagtaatcaaaatatttcaaaggtttattttatagaaataccttcttaaaataaaagacaaacatgtattttattttttttaaaccgaaAAAAAGAGATGAAATAGTACTGCGTAACAGGAATGACCCAGCAGATCGTATCATTACGCATAaagcaagaaaagaaaaagaaaaaacacggTGAAAAGGGAATACAAAACATACTTTCAAGAAGTCTTTGGTGTTTTACAATTTGCATGATGCATAGCAGAAATATCTGAAGAATCTGTTCAGGCCTCTTCATCTTGTTAAACATTCATAGTCTGAATTTCACATTTGAAATTGCAGCTAATATAGAGTGCCATTGTGATAGACTTTACTGGGCAAAATTCTTGTCCAGTAACAAATGTAGAAACGCAGTGGATACAGATATGGAAGTCTTTCTGATAAAAAAGGAATATAATAGAGATAAAGATACAAGTATAAAACTTCACTTGAATGCACTTTTATGAGCACCCACCCACAAGGTACCTTGGCCCCTACAGTATGTACTTTATACTATATATACCCTACTGTAAATACTGGAATGTTCATGCAtgcaccattttttatttttttttattttttggtccttTAGATTATTCCAGCAGCAATATTTTCcatgtacaaaaataaattaaagttcTCTCTCTGCCAAACAGGAGACTTTGttgtgtagtatgtgtgtgtgcagggtccaaaattaaaacTCGCCAAGTAGAGTAAAAGATTTGCTTTGGGAAGTGAATAATTCAGTTACCTGTCAATTGACCtttaactttattaggaactgtgAGAGTACACCTGACCCTCGCTGATAAAAGTGACATGTGCAATTTAAAGACAAAATCCATCACAACTTTTTCtaagtggaattttttttttttaaaaggttcattaaaaagaatcagttcataaagaatcatttgtttgcgaatcagactacactggtttgCGTGCGACCAGCGATGGCAAcgcaaaataaatactttttgtctATTGGTATTTATTTTGTGGCACCCAGTCTTCTtctctcatcacattcaattcagatcACAAGCTTACAACCTAAACAGCATTT is drawn from Myxocyprinus asiaticus isolate MX2 ecotype Aquarium Trade chromosome 11, UBuf_Myxa_2, whole genome shotgun sequence and contains these coding sequences:
- the LOC127448407 gene encoding cysteine/serine-rich nuclear protein 3-like; translated protein: MTGILKRKFEEVEGASPCSSLRESEEEEISSTESGDSSDSVNPSASHFSHSSSAASSSSNTLQRTASSILKREKRMRTRRVHFEKVTVYYFSRRQGFTSVPSQGGSTLGMSNRHSCIRQYTLGEFAMEQERIHRDMLRDHLKEEKLNSIRLQLTKNGSVESEEANTLTVDDISDDDLDIDNTEVDEYFFLQPLTTKKRRALLRSSGVKKMDVEEKHELRAIRVSREDCGCDCRLFCDPETCTCSLAGIKCQVDRMSFPCGCTKEGCSNAAGRIEFNPIRVRTHFLHTIMKLELEKSREQQQSSGTAATGNGFHTDPNGHCSPLAMGQHALEYAIPDSIPPSTIMCLQAGDDMDEALEEEEEEEEEDEDEEEDDEDEEDEDESSSLCSLSDSSTQSLANSDSEEEEDDDDEDEVKTEEFDAGLRTTATSCSEVATPSVMCYPENTVTSDNQTNGNSYYISSNAEYYQLENAAPLLTTTNHASDAYVGDSVSYQDRINDSSRVMSQGPFNVTTDQYMDYSQQPEQPYTNQHFTLTNGSTAMIGCCAPDMDKSVQSKGSFLSQSGELSPMKFPNYLSNNNTQDGYITNGNCYVAEQPKEMPHNLPDISLTDNVKGPTLQDAFAEPTPV